One stretch of Acanthochromis polyacanthus isolate Apoly-LR-REF ecotype Palm Island chromosome 16, KAUST_Apoly_ChrSc, whole genome shotgun sequence DNA includes these proteins:
- the hivep2a gene encoding transcription factor HIVEP2a, translated as MEPRESAAAGQKCSHKELGKEKAPLQRKWASEPSANTKHSTFADLEAKHRDSLPCGATGGSAPQQKYAITGNSGKLLSGPSAVGAIGGSPSQDPQGPFAQGFPRGYSFQLGQPYPQHPQTERFLSGAKPQPGLEPHAWPFAGQLPSDDLYPVGHPGHTHPHGAGVGRFPRQKSPSLPSSFGQYSQSGPEPGEEGYGKKEQKPKKPGKYICHYCGRACAKPSVLKKHIRSHTGERPYPCVPCGFSFKTKSNLYKHRKSHAHAIKAGLVPFSELAVARSGDMDQASPVGEAEVHSDGEQSTDTDEEGVEGSTMLTDKDSPIPQISFEADKNTGGAEPAYADSAEELSMGSMKVPILIIPKSGGVPSTGMECPPFHDIKGSHHMLASQAGGRAHSLDDSPTIKQRLALRLNDKKGQDCDLTMSQSLNLLSPHSKGSTDSGYFSRSESAEQQISPPNTNVKTYEEIMFGRTWYYRTKSRSRQSITVGMAGADPSSLASLKQPGAIVDMGRRPDDHISFRGDVGISGDPKQYPTGPCQSSTGLLEPPSDSGPLIRSNSMPTSSPPNLSVPQGIRGSQSFDNMVASDDVFYPPGHPRLTRQSAFEHSANEAHVGDSEGYGHMPKNLASSLGIKIGERNPGVLEHVAYSPYGTKVSMSEIAPRKRRKEESVGDDEDSPGHCDSSCSGSVEMIGEYEFKQASLDGSRATPTGKGSLHSAHSQSDSFDTCASMCSEDIALFTDSEGRKAAGNVISVIQHTNSLSRPNSFDKSESFEQPGYQPSDKVLSNQYSEQSDTELFEDALSPESALLRAESMEQPLQSDSDLASLSPLSAAASPGQPYHIPHKLVRQPNIQVPEIRVTPEEPDKPEKDPEAPMSKEPEKQQQHVEEFQLPQRSDTLSQMPSEKLPPKKKRLRLADMEHSSGESSFESTCTSLSRSPSQESNLSHSSSLSMSFDRDEGLKSVSPTKQDDSLASGGGAKQSEFLTVPGSGYSSHHQQREMRRSSSEQAPCTLPTELPEMRSKSFDYGSLSPSRQGEVYSSASAMKERRRGYLVRQASLSVYPEAVSQEPGGSEMSIKQESLEHGAWPGSAGSPHSSSDVASRPKRAGTSTGGVGPHQHQQHHQHILQQSISEDSLQDEPLYSRSQQHRLQAQGSSSDGEHPGHDIISKDLIQQFQSGPPYRAWSPSQPGLYWSQEAEQTPRQQQTLQAQQQLQKLHIRSPGNLPGHLPHKQQPLHHLQQIHDQQTYDGKSENPNSHIYAASFSSRTSPLSQQQQQNLGPLSSKVPLPNSTTPSMLLQQIQPVFATQNLGSQASLPGLLVPVRIQTHVPSFGSVMYTSVSQLIASHGSRAQGLGSGRQGSVDSSNMSPPVGVLSVGKSPAGIGGGMSGAGFNLSHFLGQTDGALLRYPPWKGPDSLPEQRLNTGIPLSLTSGTISTTDASGSGVGGSKRMLSPASSLELFIETKQQKRVKEERMYGQIVKEMSAVELSGTESSNKPEKGRIQRVRLKSEGSMDDSERMSSSPPLSDFPIATKIAIPVRSSAPHLSDVPRAESFTPPLQIVTDRSPVSGGRDSPEELDVDDSAPEPNSSPESMISSNDAEDTDNTKQPAPNKIPVSMLVQLAANQSGGLAGAVGQTLLLTDVADVQQFLQFPSLRTMSRVSWCFLNYTKPNSTQAALRSSVYNSWCVSSYNPNPLNLSTKAALALLRSKQRINTDSMYTTAAMSPPSSGKLVSSVAWKLRFDQLKPELMPVDVSNFGRKMKGVVSWDRSKEEQVEKEVSAKQPATEPTRVKIFEGGYKSNEDYVYVRGRGRGKYICEECGIRCKKPSMLKKHIRTHTDVRPYVCKFCNFAFKTKGNLTKHMKSKAHMKKCLDLGVSMSSVEDTEADEGDVGEEGQRSSEKTSRGAMAEHQFSDADDSEGGEEDGDEVDDEDDEEDDYDGDSTPKTRSRSTSPQPYGLPSMSITAVASSHPAPHLSHHSDLLGNSNKPPLFGYFTTVPSIQITPQAPPSDPAARDRTQTDYQRGQQRPLANRLLVPPSSSSSMDEDLPVPSPDLSSPSSRLSSPGLDHSGCPSPISPSSSPSSRRYLSPRRDLSPRAGHLSPRRDISPLRHISPKRDLGAAGGYRRDLSPRRGHLFLLSPLSRPTSPAGRDFKRDLSPRGRHRGMIRPVSPRRGLHQHLHHQSQQSGARGLRPSHQTGVLGQGEFGPLGRRRASAEMETDHCPDSLSPGERDKGGSRGNQSSPPHQVLFSHLPLHSQLQVRSPFPMIPIGGIQMVHSVPTSVTTPLAQQGAQQVASRLSLQKSTSEDSTTGEATSPHFTSFPERGGRRGVVTERVRESTSPQRSSQEKEGGGVRREQEQEESIHTCTKAIASLCIDSEENAERGGGGGRAPYSSSSAPDSHQQSPPSPHPSPSPPQGSGIQHFSGLELRPPHPSIPASPHSSSSSPHPPSPGCDTLQPPVSSKPLKPERDREAESTKRSKDVS; from the exons ATGGAGCCTCGTGAATCAGCTGCCGCAGGGCAGAAATGCTCACATAAAGAACTAGGGAAGGAGAAGGCACCTCTGCAAAGAAAATGGGCTTCTGAGCCTTCTGCAAATACCAAACATAGCACTTTTGCTGACCTGGAGGCTAAACACCGTGACAGTTTGCCGTGTGGTGCTACTGGGGGATCAGCACCCCAACAGAAGTACGCAATCACAGGGAATTCTGGAAAGCTGCTATCTGGACCCTCTGCAGTTGGGGCCATAGGAGGCTCACCATCTCAAGACCCCCAAGGGCCCTTTGCTCAAGGCTTCCCAAGGGGATACTCCTTTCAGCTGGGCCAGCCATACCCTCAGCATCCCCAAACTGAGCGCTTCCTCTCAGGAGCCAAACCACAGCCAGGCCTGGAGCCTCATGCCTGGCCATTTGCTGGCCAGTTGCCTTCAGATGACCTGTACCCTGTAGGACACCCGGGTCACACTCACCCACATGGCGCTGGAGTAGGGAGATTTCCCCGTCAGAAATCTCCCAGTTTACCCAGCTCTTTTGGACAGTATTCTCAGTCAGGGCCTGAGCCAGGAGAGGAAGGCTATGGCAAAAAAGAGCAAAAGCCCAAAAAGCCTGGGAAGTACATTTGTCACTACTGTGGTCGAGCTTGCGCCAAGCCCAGCGTCCTGAAGAAGCACATCCGTTCACATACTGGAGAGAGGCCATATCCTTGTGTACCATGTggcttttccttcaaaaccaAGAGCAACCTTTACAAGCATCGCAAGTCCCATGCTCATGCCATCAAAGCTGGACTCGTACCATTTTCAGAGCTAGCTGTGGCCCGTAGTGGGGACATGGACCAAGCATCCCCAGTGGGCGAGGCCGAAGTGCATTCAGATGGGGAGCAGAGTACGGACACAGATGAGGAAGGCGTAGAGGGCTCCACCATGCTGACGGACAAAGACAGCCCCATCCCTCAGATCTCCTTTGAAGCTGACAAGAATACAG GTGGTGCAGAACCAGCATATGCAGACTCTGCTGAAGAGCTGTCCATGGGATCTATGAAAGTGCCTATCCTTATCATTCCCAAGTCTGGGGGAGTCCCCTCCACAGGGATGGAGTGTCCACCCTTTCATGACATAAAGGGGTCACACCACATGTTGGCATCACAGGCTGGTGGGAGAGCGCATTCACTGGACGACTCTCCCACTATCAAGCAACGTTTGGCCCTGAGgctgaatgacaaaaaagggCAGGACTGTGACCTCACTATGTCCCAGTCCCTTAACCTCCTCAGTCCTCACAGCAAAGGCAGCACTGACTCTGGCTACTTTTCACGCTCTGAGAGTGCAGAGCAGCAGATCAGCCCTCCAAATACTAACGTCAAGACATACGAAGAGATTATGTTTGGTCGGACTTGGTACTATCGCACCAAATCCAGATCAAGACAGTCTATCACAGTGGGCATGGCAGGAGCAGACCCCAGTAGCCTTGCTAGCTTAAAGCAACCAGGTGCTATTGTGGACATGGGGAGGAGACCAGATGATCATATCTCTTTCAGGGGAGATGTGGGAATCTCTGGAGATCCCAAGCAGTATCCAACTGGACCCTGCCAAAGCAGTACAGGACTGCTGGAGCCTCCATCAGATTCTGGGCCACTTATTAGGAGTAACTCCATGCCAACTTCTTCCCCGCCTAACCTCAGTGTTCCCCAAGGGATTCGAGGCAGCCAATCCTTCGATAACATGGTGGCATCAGATGATGTGTTCTACCCGCCAGGCCATCCCAGACTGACAAGACAGAGTGCATTTGAACATTCAGCCAATGAAGCTCATGTAGGAGACTCTGAGGGCTATGGACACATGCCTAAGAATTTAGCATCATCTCTGGGTATTAAGATTGGTGAGCGCAACCCAGGAGTCCTAGAGCATGTTGCCTACAGTCCATATGGTACTAAAGTTAGCATGTCAGAAATAGCCCcgagaaaaaggaggaaagaggagagTGTAGGGGATGATGAAGACAGCCCTGGGCACTGCGATAGTAGCTGTAGTGGTTCAGTAGAAATGATAGGGGAATATGAATTTAAACAAGCTAGTCTTGATGGGTCAAGAGCCACCCCAACAGGGAAAGGCTCTCTTCATAGCGCTCACAGCCAGTCTGACAGCTTTGATACCTGTGCTAGCATGTGTTCTGAGGACATTGCACTTTTTACTGACTCTGAGGGCAGGAAGGCAGCTGGGAATGTCATATCAGTCATCCAGCACACCAACTCCCTCAGTCGTCCTAACTCCTTTGACAAGTCAGAGTCTTTTGAGCAGCCCGGATACCAGCCATCAGATAAAGTTCTATCTAATCAGTACTCTGAACAGTCCGACACAGAGCTCTTTGAAGATGCTCTGAGTCCTGAATCAGCCCTTCTTAGGGCAGAGAGCATGGAGCAGCCACTGCAAAGTGATAGCGACCTGGCCTCCCTTTCACCTTTGTCCGCTGCCGCTTCACCTGGCCAGCCTTATCACATCCCACACAAACTAGTCCGACAACCTAACATTCAAGTTCCTGAGATTAGGGTGACTCCAGAGGAGCCAGACAAACCTGAGAAAGATCCAGAAGCGCCAATGTCCAAGGAGccagagaagcagcagcagcatgttgagGAGTTCCAGCTGCCACAGAGGAGTGACACGCTTTCCCAGATGCCATCAGAAAAGCTCCCACCCAAGAAGAAGAGGCTGCGCTTAGCAGATATGGAGCACTCATCTGGGGAGTCAAGCTTTGAGTCGACCTGCACCAGTCTTTCTCGCAGCCCCAGTCAGGAGAGTAACCTGTCCCACTCCTCTTCCCTTTCCATGTCCTTTGACAGAGATGAAGGCCTCAAGTCTGTGTCACCCACCAAACAG GACGACTCATTGGCTTCTGGTGGTGGAGCAAAGCAGTCAGAGTTCCTGACTGTGCCTGGCAGTGGTTATTCCAGCCACCACCAGCAGAGAGAGATGAGGAGATCTTCATCAGAGCAGGCGCCATGCACGCTGCCCACGGAGTTGCCTGAAATGCGCAGCAAATCGTTTGACTATGGAAGCTTGTCCCCTTCCAGACAGGGAGAGGTGTATTCCAGTGCCTCTGCAATGAAGGAACGCCGGCGCGGATACCTTGTTCGACAG GCTTCACTGAGTGTTTATCCAGAGGCAGTCTCCCAGGAGCCAGGGGGCTCTGAAATGTCAATCAAACAAGAGAGTTTGGAACATGGGGCATGGCCTGGTTCAGCAGGATCCCCCcacagcagcagtgatgtgGCCAGCAGACCCAAGAGAGCTGGCACTAGCACTGGTG GTGTAGGACCgcaccaacatcaacaacatcacCAGCATATTCTCCAACAGAGCATCAGTGAGGACAGCCTGCAAGATGAACCTCTTTATAGCAG GTCCCAGCAACACCGTCTGCAAGCCCAGGGCTCATCATCTGACGGAGAACATCCTGGTCACGACATCATAAGCAAGGATTTAATCCAGCAGTTCCAGAGTGGTCCCCCTTATCGTGCATGGTCCCCCTCACAGCCCGGTTTATACTGGAGTCAGGAGGCTGAACAGACACCTAGGCAGCAGCAGACCCTCCAGGCCCAACAGCAACTCCAAAAACTCCACATCAGGTCACCAGGCAACCTGCCTGGCCACCTACCTCACAAACAACAACCACTCCACCACCTGCAGCAAATCCATGATCAACAGACATATGATGGAAAGTCAGAAAATCCAAACTCTCACATTTACGCTGCTTCCTTCTCATCTCGCACTTCTCCTTTGtcccagcaacagcagcaaaactTAGGGCCACTCTCCTCTAAGGTCCCCTTACCCAATTCCACCACCCCCTCCATGCTTCTGCAGCAGATCCAACCTGTCTTTGCCACCCAGAACCTGGGATCCCAGGCGTCTTTGCCTGGTTTACTGGTTCCTGTGCGAATCCAAACCCATGTGCCATCATTTGGTAGTGTTATGTACACCAGTGTTAGCCAGCTAATAGCCTCCCATGGAAGCAGAGCACAAGGATTAGGCTCAGGAAGGCAAGGCAGTGTTGACAGCAGCAATATGTCTCCTCCAGTTGGGGTTTTAAGTGTTGGCAAGTCACCTGCAGGAATTGGAGGAGGCATGAGTGGAGCAGGTTTCAACTTATCACACTTCCTGGGACAGACTGATGGTGCATTGTTGCGCTACCCTCCCTGGAAGGGTCCAGATTCACTGCCAGAGCAACGTCTGAACACAGGGATCCCACTGTCATTAACATCAGGCACTATATCCACAACAGACGCCTCAGGATCTGGCGTTGGAGGCAGCAAGCGCATGCTTTCCCCTGCCAGCTCACTTGAACTCTTCATCGAGACTAAGCAGCAGAAAAGAgtgaaggaggagaggatgTATGGACAGATTGTCAAAGAGATGAGTGCTGTGGAGCTGAGTGGAACTGAAAGCAGCAACAAGCCTGAGAAAGGACGAATTCAGAGAGTCCGTCTAAAGAGTGAAGGTTCGATGGATGATTCTGAAAGGATGTCCTCTTCTCCTCCACTAAGTGACTTCCCGATTGCCACCAAGATTGCCATTCCGGTCCGTTCCTCTGCCCCCCACCTCTCAGATGTCCCCCGCGCTGAGAGCTTCACCCCTCCTCTCCAGATTGTCACAGACCGTTCTCCTGTTTCCGGTGGCAGGGATTCCCCAGAGGAGCTTGATGTGGACGATTCAGCTCCAGAGCCCAACTCTAGCCCAGAGTCAATGATCTCATCCAATGATGCAGAAGATACTGATAACACAAAGCAGCCTGCACCTAACAAAATCCCTGTCAGCATGCTGGTTCAGCTTGCTGCCAACCAAAGCGGAGGATTAGCCGGAGCTGTGGGTCAGACTCTGCTACTCACAGATGTGGCCGATGTCCAGCAGTTTTTACAGTTCCCTAGCCTGCGCACCATGAGCAGAGTCAGCTGGTGTTTCCTAAACTACACCAAACCAAACAGCACCCAGGCTGCTTTACGTAGCTCTGTCTACAATTCGTGGTGTGTCAGCTCATACAATCCCAATCCTCTGAACCTCAGTACCAAGGCTGCACTGGCTCTGCTGAGGTCCAAACAGAGGATAAACACTGATTCGATGTACACGACAGCAGCCATGTCACCACCCAGTTCTGGAAAACTTGTGTCTTCTGTGGCCTGGAAGCTGAGGTTTGATCAG TTGAAACCAGAGCTGATGCCAGTTGATGTCAGTAATTTCGGGAGGAAGATGAAGGGAGTGGTGTCATGGGACCGCTCGAAGGAGGAGCAGGTAGAGAAGGAGGTCTCAGCCAAACAGCCCGCCACAGAACCAACCCGCGTCAAGATCTTCGAAGGCGG GTATAAATCCAATGAGGACTATGTTTACGTTCGTGGTCGCGGTCGAGGGAAATACATCTGCGAGGAGTGCGGCATCCGCTGCAAGAAACCCAGCATGCTGAAGAAACACATCCGAACACACACCGACGTCCGACCATACGTCTGCAAGTTCTGCAACTTTGCATTCAAAACAAAAG GAAACCTGACGAAGCACATGAAGTCTAAGGCTCATATGAAAAAGTGTCTGGATCTGGGAGTCTCCATGTCTTCGGTTGAGGACACAGAGGCAGATGAAGGAG ATGTCGGAGAGGAAGGTCAGAGATCCTCTGAGAAGACTTCCAGAGGTGCCATGGCGGAGCACCAGTTCTCAGACGCTGATGATTCTGAGGGTGGTGAGGAAGATGGCGATGAGGTGGATGATGAAGACGATGAAGAGGATGACTACGACGGAGACTCCACCCCCAAGACTCGTTCGCGCTCCACCAGCCCTCAGCCCTACGGCCTGCCCTCCATGTCCATCACAGCCGTGGCCTCTTCCCACCCTGCGCCTCACCTTTCCCATCACTCTGACCTCCTGGGAAACAGCAACAAGCCGCCTCTGTTTGGCTACTTCACCACTGTGCCCAGCATCCAGATCACACCACAGGCTCCGCCCAGCGACCCAGCCGCCAGGGATCGCACTCAGACCGACTATCAGCGAGGACAGCAGCGACCGCTGGCTAACAGGTTGCTGGttccaccctcctcctcctcctccatggaTGAAGACCTCCCAGTCCCCTCCCCAgacctctcctccccctcctcccgcCTGTCCTCACCCGGGTTGGACCACTCCGGGTGTCCATCTCCCATCTCCCCGTCCTCCTCGCCCTCATCCCGCCGTTATCTCTCCCCACGTCGGGACCTCTCGCCTCGTGCTGGACACCTCTCACCCCGGCGGGACATCTCTCCGCTACGTCACATCTCCCCTAAAAGGGACCTCGGAGCAGCAGGGGGATACCGGCGAGACCTTTCGCCTAGAAGGGGACACCTCTTtctgctctctcctctctctcggCCCACGTCTCCGGCAGGGAGAGACTTCAAGCGTGACCTTTCCCCAAGAGGCCGCCACAGGGGGATGATCCGGCCGGTGTCTCCTCGCAGAGGACTCCACCAACACCTCCACCACCAAAG CCAGCAGAGCGGAGCGCGAGGCCTGAGGCCGAGTCATCAGACTGGAGTGTTGGGTCAGGGAGAGTTCGGCCCGCTGGGACGTCGCAGAGCCAGTGCAGAAATGGAGACG GACCACTGTCCAGATTCACTGTCGCCAGGGGAACGGGACAAGGGTGGTAGCCGTGGCAACCAATCCAGCCCTCCCCACCAAGTCTTGTTCAGTCACCTTCCACTCCATTCACAACTCCAg GTGCGTTCACCTTTCCCGATGATCCCCATCGGAGGGATCCAGATGGTACACTCCGTCCCCACGTCCGTCACCACCCCTCTGGCCCAGCAGGGGGCGCAGCAGGTGGCCTCCCGCCTGTCGCTGCAGAAGAGCACGTCGGAGGACTCCACCACCGGCGAGGCCACCTCCCCACATTTCACCTCCTTCCCCGAGAGGGGAGGACGAAGAGGAGTAGTAACAGAGAGGGTGAGGGAATCTACGTCACCTCAGCGGTCCTcacaggagaaggagggagggggagTGAGGcgggagcaggagcaggaggagagcATCCACACCTGCACCAAGGCCATCGCCTCCCTCTGCATCGACTCCGAGGAGAACGccgagagaggaggaggaggaggcagagctccttattcctcctcctcagcaCCCGACTCTCATCAGCAGTCGCCACCGTCTCCCCACCCGTCACCGTCTCCTCCTCAAGGTTCCGGGATTCAGCACTTTAGCGGCCTGGAGCTCAGGCCTCCCCACCCATCCATCCCTGCCTCCcctcactcctcctcctcctctcctcaccctCCCAGCCCTGGATGTGACACTCTACAGCCTCCAGTCTCGTCCAAACCTCTCAAGCCGGAGAGAGACAGGGAggcagaaagcacaaaaagaagcaaGGACGTGTCATAG